The Candidatus Nitrosocosmicus franklandus genome contains a region encoding:
- a CDS encoding DDE-type integrase/transposase/recombinase, producing the protein MNTRNRTPSKYVYYGLHLYFSGLSLRKASERLSQMYKRNHVSIWNWIQKYQPKIIKTKQRRICEFIVDETLLKVGSEYTWLWVAIDAKSKEILSLSISKERNMFVAERFLSNIVRDYGKHPVSTDGGTWYPMACQFLKLEHHLHSSYEKNLIERTMQYIKDRTESFDDYFPCRLKNCKLKHVKNWLNLFVDYHNKELKPVN; encoded by the coding sequence ATGAATACTAGAAACAGAACACCTTCAAAATATGTGTATTATGGGTTGCATTTGTACTTTTCAGGCCTATCCTTAAGGAAAGCCTCGGAAAGATTGTCTCAGATGTATAAAAGAAACCATGTCTCCATCTGGAATTGGATTCAAAAGTACCAACCTAAGATTATCAAGACAAAACAAAGAAGGATATGTGAATTCATTGTAGATGAAACATTGCTTAAGGTTGGTTCAGAATACACGTGGTTATGGGTTGCAATAGATGCGAAAAGTAAGGAAATTCTCTCACTATCCATTTCTAAGGAGAGAAACATGTTTGTTGCGGAACGGTTTCTGTCAAACATAGTCAGAGACTATGGAAAGCATCCAGTTTCAACAGATGGTGGTACTTGGTATCCCATGGCTTGTCAATTCCTTAAATTAGAACACCATCTCCATTCCTCCTATGAAAAAAACTTGATTGAAAGAACAATGCAGTATATCAAGGACAGAACTGAAAGTTTCGATGATTACTTTCCCTGCAGGCTAAAGAACTGCAAACTAAAACACGTAAAAAACTGGTTGAACCTGTTTGTCGACTATCACAACAAGGAATTAAAACCTGTTAACTGA
- a CDS encoding PQQ-dependent sugar dehydrogenase, whose product MLKHIIEPRLLLIFPFIGLTIFLLFFSFFSVPLALAAYSKASPNSDGPEIMDASLQAQTVVDELDFPTSMAFIGENDILVTEKNTGKVIRILNGEIMDDPVIDVPVATQIERGLLGIDVSKNSGAGKIFVFLFYTESGNGEDASDIEKGVDPLGNRLYRYEMVDGKLINPLLLLDLPADPVKEGRTDHNGGKVVVGPDNNVYLIVGEVGGHRTQAQNVEDGPAPNGLGGILRITQDGKIVDPDNPIFGDQIPLNLYYAMGIRNSFGMDFDSLTGNLWDTENGASYGDEINLVTPGFNSGWEQIQGYAENNDLKKENTDSSSGKNLFPENLLYFGNSHYSDPEFVWVNTIGITDLKFLDSEKLGKQYANNMFVGDINNGYLYRFVLNDLRDGVIMDEQRYGGNLQSLSDKQVDDPRESQPLVFGEGFGGITDIEVGVDGYLYVLSYSGSLYRILPLT is encoded by the coding sequence ATGCTAAAGCATATTATTGAACCTAGACTGCTTTTGATATTTCCGTTTATTGGATTAACAATATTCCTTCTCTTTTTCTCTTTTTTTTCTGTTCCTCTTGCCTTGGCTGCTTACTCTAAGGCTTCTCCTAACTCCGATGGACCTGAGATTATGGATGCTTCTCTTCAAGCCCAAACGGTCGTTGATGAACTGGATTTTCCTACTAGCATGGCCTTTATAGGAGAAAATGACATATTGGTAACAGAAAAAAATACAGGCAAAGTAATTCGAATTTTGAATGGAGAGATTATGGATGATCCCGTGATTGACGTCCCGGTAGCAACTCAAATTGAGCGTGGTCTATTGGGGATCGACGTTTCCAAAAACTCTGGTGCTGGCAAGATTTTTGTATTTCTTTTTTATACTGAATCTGGAAATGGCGAAGATGCAAGCGATATCGAAAAAGGTGTCGATCCATTAGGCAATAGACTTTATCGATATGAAATGGTTGACGGTAAATTGATAAATCCGTTACTTTTGCTTGATTTGCCAGCTGATCCGGTCAAAGAAGGTAGGACTGATCACAATGGTGGAAAGGTGGTTGTTGGACCCGATAATAATGTATACTTGATTGTAGGCGAAGTGGGTGGACACAGGACACAGGCCCAGAACGTAGAAGATGGTCCTGCACCAAATGGTTTAGGAGGCATTTTGAGAATTACGCAGGATGGAAAAATTGTAGATCCAGATAACCCTATCTTTGGTGACCAAATACCATTGAATCTTTATTATGCCATGGGCATTCGTAACAGCTTTGGGATGGATTTTGATTCTCTGACTGGTAATTTGTGGGATACAGAAAACGGGGCTTCTTATGGGGATGAAATCAATCTTGTTACACCTGGATTTAACAGTGGATGGGAACAAATTCAAGGATACGCTGAAAATAATGATCTCAAGAAGGAGAATACTGATAGCTCAAGTGGGAAGAACCTATTCCCCGAAAACTTGTTATACTTTGGGAACAGTCATTATTCGGATCCGGAATTTGTGTGGGTAAATACCATAGGAATAACTGATCTTAAATTCTTGGATTCAGAAAAACTCGGTAAACAATATGCCAACAATATGTTTGTAGGAGACATAAATAATGGATATCTGTATCGATTTGTTTTGAATGATTTGAGAGATGGTGTGATTATGGATGAACAAAGGTATGGCGGTAACTTGCAATCGTTGTCAGATAAACAGGTGGATGACCCAAGGGAAAGTCAACCCCTTGTGTTCGGAGAAGGATTTGGTGGTATAACAGACATTGAGGTTGGTGTGGATGGTTATTTGTATGTTCTAAGTTATAGTGGGTCTTTGTACCGAATATTGCCGTTGACTTAG
- a CDS encoding ferritin codes for MQISSEMIKALNEQISHEAFSANAYIAIGSWCERIGYDGSAKFFFEQAAEEKDHMLKFIHYLNNAGYEAVIPAIEKPPGSFQSLEAAFQFGLESERKVTKEIYELVDIAAKEKDYSTYSFLQWFVTEQTEEETLFQTILQKFELLGRDDKLAIYQIDQNLSAIRSQVSAAPK; via the coding sequence ATGCAAATATCATCAGAAATGATAAAGGCCCTCAATGAACAAATTTCTCATGAAGCATTTTCTGCAAACGCATACATAGCAATCGGATCCTGGTGTGAAAGAATCGGATACGATGGAAGTGCGAAATTTTTCTTTGAGCAAGCCGCCGAAGAAAAAGACCACATGCTAAAGTTCATTCACTATCTAAATAATGCAGGATATGAAGCGGTGATTCCAGCCATTGAAAAACCACCCGGAAGCTTTCAGTCCTTAGAAGCAGCCTTTCAATTTGGGTTAGAGAGCGAACGCAAAGTTACTAAAGAGATTTATGAACTAGTTGATATAGCCGCAAAAGAGAAAGATTATTCCACTTATTCGTTTTTGCAATGGTTTGTAACCGAGCAAACCGAGGAGGAGACATTGTTTCAAACAATTCTTCAGAAATTTGAATTGCTCGGCAGAGATGATAAACTGGCTATTTACCAGATAGACCAGAATTTATCTGCAATAAGGTCTCAGGTCTCAGCAGCCCCGAAATAA